The Polyangiaceae bacterium genome includes a region encoding these proteins:
- the accC gene encoding acetyl-CoA carboxylase biotin carboxylase subunit, with product MFRKVLIANRGEIAMRVIRACRELDVKTVAVHSEADTKALHVRFADEAVCIGPAPASQSYLNVPAIISAAEITGADAIHPGYGFLSENSEFAQVVARCGLTFIGPRPEAMKQWGDKLTGREAARRFGLPLLPGSEALQNASHAESEAKRVGLPVMVKARGGGGGRGMRVVRKLSEVRRAFESATAEAMASFKNPELYLERFVERPRHIEFQALADDHGQVWTLGERECSLQRRNQKLVEESPSYAMGEKLRSEMGERIRKAIRETGYTSLGTLEFLMDEDKSLYFMEMNTRVQVEHPVTELVTGVDLVVEQIRVAAGEKLELPDTRPWKFRGHAIECRIMAEDPETFAPWPGLITEYHPPGGGGVRVDSGIYGGWTVPQHYDSLLAKVIVHAPTREQAIVKMDCALDEFIIGGIRTNIDFHKRMLADPEVREARMTTRTVERIMEQRKRERV from the coding sequence ATGTTCCGCAAGGTCCTCATCGCCAACCGCGGCGAAATCGCCATGCGCGTCATCCGCGCGTGCCGCGAGCTCGACGTCAAGACCGTGGCGGTCCACTCGGAGGCGGACACCAAGGCGCTGCACGTGCGCTTCGCCGACGAGGCCGTGTGCATCGGCCCGGCGCCGGCGTCCCAGAGCTACCTGAACGTCCCCGCGATCATCAGCGCCGCGGAGATCACTGGCGCCGACGCCATCCACCCGGGCTACGGCTTCCTGAGCGAGAACTCCGAGTTCGCGCAGGTCGTCGCGCGCTGCGGCCTGACCTTCATCGGCCCGCGGCCCGAGGCGATGAAGCAGTGGGGTGACAAGCTCACCGGCCGCGAAGCGGCTCGAAGGTTCGGCTTGCCGCTCCTCCCCGGCAGCGAGGCGCTCCAGAACGCGTCCCACGCCGAGAGCGAGGCGAAACGTGTGGGGCTCCCCGTGATGGTCAAGGCGCGAGGCGGCGGCGGCGGCCGCGGCATGCGCGTGGTGCGCAAGCTCTCCGAGGTTCGCCGCGCCTTCGAGAGCGCCACGGCCGAGGCCATGGCGAGCTTCAAGAACCCGGAGCTGTACCTGGAGCGCTTCGTGGAGAGGCCTCGCCACATCGAGTTTCAGGCGCTGGCCGACGACCACGGTCAGGTCTGGACGCTGGGCGAGCGCGAGTGCTCCTTGCAGCGCAGGAACCAGAAGCTGGTGGAGGAGTCCCCCAGCTACGCCATGGGGGAGAAGCTCCGCTCGGAGATGGGCGAGCGCATCCGCAAGGCCATCCGCGAGACGGGCTACACCTCCCTGGGCACGCTCGAGTTCCTGATGGACGAGGACAAGAGCCTCTACTTCATGGAGATGAACACGCGAGTCCAGGTCGAGCACCCGGTGACCGAGCTGGTGACCGGCGTGGACCTCGTCGTGGAGCAGATCCGCGTGGCTGCGGGCGAGAAGCTCGAGCTGCCGGACACGCGCCCGTGGAAGTTCCGCGGCCACGCCATCGAGTGTCGGATCATGGCCGAAGACCCCGAGACCTTCGCGCCCTGGCCCGGGCTCATCACCGAGTACCACCCGCCCGGCGGCGGCGGCGTCCGCGTCGACTCCGGCATCTACGGCGGCTGGACCGTGCCGCAGCACTACGACTCGCTCCTGGCCAAGGTGATCGTGCACGCTCCCACCCGGGAGCAGGCCATCGTCAAGATGGATTGCGCCCTGGACGAGTTCATCATCGGCGGCATCCGCACCAACATCGACTTCCACAAGCGCATGTTGGCCGATCCGGAGGTGCGCGAGGCGCGCATGACCACCCGGACCGTGGAGCGCATCATGGAACAGCGCAAGCGCGAGCGGGTGTAA
- the accB gene encoding acetyl-CoA carboxylase biotin carboxyl carrier protein, protein MDLPLKQIKNLLKTLEDGGAAEFEYEDEKVRVRISMARGAPLVTAAQLQAAPAQVPVTTSAAAAASAAKKDEGDPSVVFITSPFVGTFYRSPAPDADPFVEVGAVVKKGQTLCIVEAMKLMNEIEAEFPGSIVEVLVENGQSVEFGQKLFKLKKS, encoded by the coding sequence ATGGACCTTCCGCTGAAGCAGATCAAGAACCTGCTCAAGACCCTCGAGGACGGTGGCGCCGCCGAGTTCGAGTACGAAGACGAGAAGGTGCGCGTCCGCATCTCGATGGCGCGGGGAGCGCCGCTGGTCACGGCCGCTCAGCTGCAGGCCGCTCCGGCTCAGGTCCCGGTGACCACCAGCGCGGCGGCCGCCGCCAGCGCTGCCAAGAAGGACGAGGGTGACCCCAGCGTGGTGTTCATCACCTCGCCGTTCGTCGGCACCTTCTATCGCTCGCCGGCGCCCGACGCCGACCCCTTCGTCGAGGTCGGGGCCGTGGTGAAGAAGGGGCAGACGCTCTGCATCGTCGAGGCCATGAAGCTGATGAACGAAATCGAGGCGGAGTTCCCCGGCAGCATCGTCGAGGTGCTGGTCGAGAACGGGCAGAGCGTGGAGTTCGGGCAGAAGCTCTTCAAGCTCAAGAAGAGCTGA
- the aroQ gene encoding type II 3-dehydroquinate dehydratase: MTARSRRGAPAVAGRRTRAPRVPPRRRPARGARVERILVLSGPNLDRLGRREPEIYGTLTLAQIHERLALAARELGAEVVCRQSNHEGELIDWINGADDAGLNGILINPGALTHTSWALHDALKGCGLPAVEVHLTNPDAREEFRRRSRTAPACLGRVAGFGADSYLLALRGLVEHLRAPRPR, encoded by the coding sequence ATGACGGCGCGCTCGCGTCGAGGTGCTCCTGCGGTCGCGGGCCGTCGTACTCGCGCGCCGCGCGTGCCGCCGCGCCGCCGCCCCGCGCGTGGGGCTCGGGTCGAGCGCATCTTGGTCCTGAGCGGTCCCAACCTGGACCGGCTGGGCCGGCGCGAGCCCGAGATCTACGGCACGCTCACGCTCGCCCAGATCCACGAGCGTCTGGCCCTCGCCGCGCGCGAGCTCGGCGCCGAGGTCGTGTGCCGCCAGAGCAACCACGAGGGCGAGCTGATCGATTGGATCAACGGGGCGGACGACGCTGGGCTCAACGGGATCCTGATCAACCCCGGCGCGCTCACCCACACTTCCTGGGCGCTCCACGACGCCCTCAAGGGCTGCGGGCTGCCGGCCGTCGAGGTCCACCTCACCAACCCGGACGCTCGCGAGGAGTTCCGGCGTCGCTCCCGCACCGCTCCGGCGTGTCTGGGCAGGGTCGCCGGCTTTGGTGCGGACTCGTATCTCTTGGCGCTTCGTGGTCTCGTCGAGCACTTACGCGCGCCGCGTCCGCGCTGA
- a CDS encoding roadblock/LC7 domain-containing protein produces MFKEALQGVVDGVEGGMAGLLMDFEGIPLESYAKNESPFDIETVGAEVSVVVKAIQRASEMLDAGDTREVAFKSAKMVTLIRVLNENYFVAITLTPEGNLGKGRFLLRLAAPKLVEELGS; encoded by the coding sequence ATGTTCAAGGAGGCGCTGCAGGGCGTGGTCGACGGCGTGGAAGGCGGCATGGCCGGGCTTCTCATGGACTTCGAGGGCATTCCGCTCGAAAGCTACGCCAAGAACGAGTCGCCGTTCGACATCGAGACCGTGGGCGCGGAGGTCAGCGTGGTGGTCAAAGCGATCCAGCGGGCCTCGGAGATGCTGGATGCGGGCGACACACGCGAGGTGGCCTTCAAGAGCGCCAAAATGGTCACCTTGATCCGCGTGCTCAACGAAAACTATTTCGTGGCCATCACGCTGACGCCCGAGGGCAACCTGGGCAAGGGGCGCTTCCTACTGCGTCTGGCCGCGCCCAAGCTGGTCGAAGAGCTGGGCTCCTGA
- a CDS encoding 3-isopropylmalate dehydratase, translating into MTQKVLAGRADDPELKGELVRVKVDQVILARDPSRALGEALQAGMKKCAVEVAVAYDTRCVTTDGAETAGDRVMRAALGTGLLLSRPGIGFPAPVHLERFGSPARLALCDEPRIAAVGGVGMLTLVAAPSQLAEALATGAIWLRPPRSIQVLLSGRIRPFVCVRDVALELVRRGLGDVIQRVDREHQAPVVIEFAGPSARLLSVPDRAVLAALGPHLGATAAVFVSDEKTEVYLRDQRRSKAHRSLTPDPGAPCDDVISVDLSAVDPLVMDEQGVVRPVRELAGKPVLQVVLGGDTGASLRDLLAAAALLKSKRVPPRLDLLIAPPSRQALEVLAHSGALVDLIATGARLIEPDQRLVTGELYPPPAGGVSLRTCDPEPSAPPERRFVVASAETIAYAVASGSVGDPRSFKRPVRVTVPRTLPTDDVLIVRKGKAKGKGEGDGGKTPLSTLPPPAGWNAAATLSLVKERATMTEPSAMLLSSLDAVRWAARYASDLPALRAVIAEHLPAGIVPQFAALGIAALTADAATLKKLGQEKSLTLPAPNGSDVSVSAGATKAELKWVAIGAERSWTESGTARGSAAPPKPGR; encoded by the coding sequence ATGACACAGAAGGTCCTCGCAGGACGGGCCGACGATCCAGAGCTCAAAGGCGAGCTGGTTCGAGTGAAGGTGGACCAGGTCATCCTGGCCCGCGATCCCTCGCGCGCGCTCGGCGAAGCGCTCCAGGCCGGCATGAAGAAGTGCGCGGTCGAAGTCGCGGTCGCCTACGACACGCGCTGCGTCACGACGGACGGCGCAGAGACCGCCGGCGACCGCGTGATGCGCGCGGCGCTCGGCACGGGGCTCCTCTTGTCGCGCCCGGGGATCGGCTTTCCCGCCCCGGTCCACCTGGAGCGATTCGGCAGCCCCGCGCGCCTCGCGCTGTGCGACGAGCCCCGGATCGCCGCGGTGGGCGGCGTGGGCATGCTGACTCTGGTCGCGGCGCCGTCGCAGCTGGCGGAGGCATTGGCGACCGGCGCGATCTGGCTCAGGCCTCCGCGCAGCATCCAAGTGCTGCTCTCCGGTAGGATCCGCCCCTTCGTGTGCGTGCGCGACGTCGCGCTGGAGCTCGTGCGTCGCGGCCTCGGAGACGTCATCCAGCGAGTGGACCGCGAGCATCAGGCGCCCGTCGTCATCGAGTTCGCGGGCCCGAGCGCGCGCCTGCTCTCGGTGCCCGATCGCGCCGTGCTGGCCGCCCTCGGACCCCATCTGGGCGCTACCGCTGCGGTCTTCGTCAGCGACGAGAAGACCGAGGTCTACCTGCGCGACCAGCGCCGTTCCAAGGCGCACCGCAGCCTGACGCCGGATCCCGGCGCCCCCTGCGACGACGTGATCAGCGTGGATCTGTCCGCGGTCGATCCCTTGGTGATGGACGAACAGGGCGTGGTCCGGCCCGTCCGCGAGCTCGCCGGCAAGCCGGTCCTCCAGGTGGTGCTCGGCGGCGACACCGGCGCCTCGCTCCGCGACCTGTTGGCCGCGGCTGCGCTGCTCAAGAGCAAGCGCGTCCCGCCCCGGCTGGACCTGCTCATCGCCCCCCCGTCTCGCCAAGCTCTCGAGGTGCTCGCGCACTCCGGCGCGCTCGTGGATCTGATCGCCACAGGCGCTCGGCTCATCGAGCCCGATCAGCGCCTGGTCACCGGCGAGCTCTACCCCCCGCCCGCCGGTGGCGTCTCGCTCAGGACCTGCGATCCGGAGCCGAGCGCTCCCCCCGAGCGTCGCTTCGTCGTCGCCTCGGCGGAGACCATCGCCTACGCCGTCGCGTCGGGCAGCGTCGGAGACCCGCGCTCCTTCAAGCGCCCAGTGCGGGTGACCGTGCCGCGCACCCTACCCACGGACGACGTGCTGATCGTGCGCAAGGGCAAGGCCAAAGGCAAGGGCGAGGGCGACGGCGGCAAGACGCCGCTCTCGACGCTGCCCCCACCGGCGGGATGGAACGCCGCGGCGACGCTTTCGTTGGTGAAAGAGCGCGCGACCATGACGGAGCCGAGCGCCATGCTGCTCTCGTCCCTGGATGCCGTGCGCTGGGCGGCGCGCTACGCCTCCGACCTGCCCGCGCTCCGGGCCGTCATTGCCGAGCACTTGCCCGCCGGCATCGTGCCGCAGTTCGCCGCCCTCGGCATCGCTGCCCTTACCGCGGACGCCGCGACGTTGAAGAAGCTCGGCCAGGAGAAGAGCCTGACGCTGCCGGCGCCGAACGGCTCGGACGTCTCGGTTTCGGCCGGTGCGACCAAGGCGGAGCTCAAGTGGGTGGCAATCGGCGCCGAGCGCTCCTGGACCGAGTCGGGGACCGCCCGGGGCTCGGCTGCGCCCCCAAAACCTGGCCGCTGA